Proteins from a genomic interval of Candidatus Fokinia cryptica:
- a CDS encoding DUF2610 domain-containing protein produces MPDQDTPNTEDSIQPLYQKIRKIPEIAQIPITAIVNGTPSQVTVSVGYPKKDNPIEFQAKTLGEKQIVIPGEVVKSLSELVEISHKYHISVAELIRQSKRAEEEQKRKSQPSILAEERAGLKNKLIKDGVITEPNTTVS; encoded by the coding sequence ATGCCTGATCAAGACACACCCAACACAGAAGATTCAATCCAACCATTATACCAAAAAATAAGGAAAATTCCAGAAATTGCACAGATACCAATAACAGCAATTGTGAACGGAACACCTTCTCAAGTTACAGTATCGGTTGGATATCCTAAGAAGGACAATCCTATCGAATTTCAGGCAAAAACGCTAGGCGAAAAACAAATAGTCATTCCAGGTGAAGTTGTGAAATCCTTAAGTGAACTCGTTGAAATCTCTCACAAATATCACATCTCAGTTGCGGAACTAATAAGACAATCAAAGCGAGCAGAAGAAGAACAAAAAAGAAAATCACAACCATCAATTCTTGCAGAAGAAAGAGCAGGACTTAAAAATAAGTTAATAAAAGATGGAGTGATTACAGAGCCTAATACTACAGTCAGTTAA
- the eno gene encoding phosphopyruvate hydratase, translating to MCRDIEEINRVVFIVDSISAIEVLDSRGNPTIEARVVLNDKTVGRFIAPSGASVGIHEAVAKRDSDGFSVRDVINDGLAKIRSLHGMRFSSQWEFDAVLASIDGSTNKSILGGNFCIAVSVAFCVACASKQNLHISNYVDSLMRSKGYVAEDRKNKCTPMMNVINGGVHAIGGLDFQEIMITPIAFNTMSEKIIVGAKIFHKLREIFKERGYSTNVGDEGGVSFSNGSTMKALGILNEAIEKAGYNRNSVKISLDVAASNFCKVENGCFLYNLSEINKALSSEELCQFYCDIVKECGNILSIEDPFHEEDEAGWITIMKRLGDEIMIVGDDLFVTNHKMISHKKALANAIIIKPNQIGLLSEAIEAVILAKFNSMMLIFSHRSGDTEEPTIADIAFGCGSDFVKFGAPCRGERISKYNQLLRICYESDYNKEFF from the coding sequence ATGTGTCGCGATATAGAAGAAATAAATAGAGTCGTGTTTATAGTTGATAGTATTAGTGCGATCGAAGTGTTAGATAGTAGGGGGAATCCGACAATCGAAGCTAGAGTCGTGTTGAACGATAAAACTGTGGGAAGATTTATTGCACCTAGTGGTGCTTCTGTTGGTATTCATGAAGCAGTTGCAAAGAGAGATAGTGACGGTTTCAGTGTGAGAGATGTAATCAATGATGGTTTAGCAAAGATTCGGTCTTTGCACGGTATGAGATTTTCCTCGCAATGGGAGTTTGATGCTGTATTAGCTAGTATAGATGGTAGTACTAATAAAAGCATATTAGGAGGGAATTTTTGTATAGCTGTATCAGTTGCATTTTGTGTAGCATGTGCTTCTAAGCAAAATTTACATATATCTAACTATGTTGATTCTTTAATGAGATCAAAGGGATATGTTGCTGAAGATAGAAAAAACAAATGCACACCTATGATGAATGTGATAAATGGTGGGGTACATGCAATTGGAGGGCTAGATTTTCAAGAAATTATGATCACTCCAATAGCATTTAACACTATGTCAGAAAAAATAATTGTCGGAGCGAAAATCTTTCATAAGCTGAGAGAAATTTTCAAAGAGAGGGGTTATAGTACCAATGTAGGAGATGAAGGAGGTGTAAGTTTTTCCAATGGTAGTACGATGAAAGCACTTGGTATTCTCAATGAAGCAATTGAAAAAGCTGGATACAATCGTAATAGCGTGAAAATTTCGCTTGATGTAGCTGCTTCTAACTTTTGTAAGGTAGAAAATGGATGTTTCTTATATAATTTATCAGAAATTAATAAAGCCCTTTCTTCTGAGGAGTTATGCCAATTTTACTGTGATATCGTGAAGGAATGTGGAAATATTTTGAGTATTGAAGATCCATTTCATGAAGAAGATGAGGCAGGATGGATAACGATTATGAAGAGACTTGGAGATGAAATTATGATTGTTGGGGATGATTTATTCGTTACCAATCATAAAATGATCTCACATAAAAAAGCACTTGCAAATGCTATTATTATAAAACCTAATCAAATAGGATTGCTGTCGGAAGCGATAGAAGCTGTGATATTAGCAAAATTCAATAGTATGATGTTGATTTTTTCTCACAGATCTGGGGACACAGAAGAGCCTACTATTGCTGATATAGCTTTTGGATGCGGAAGTGATTTTGTAAAATTTGGTGCTCCGTGCAGAGGTGAGCGTATTAGTAAATATAATCAATTGCTAAGAATATGTTATGAATCTGATTATAATAAAGAGTTTTTTTAA
- a CDS encoding type IV secretion system protein, which produces MNRLLSYLQKLILIFLLASSFSVVEVPKAEATIRYSGVIQFMNQPLISDSSFYHFIMSLIGVIHSCLLEKPLYLTKQEVLKNTCIPYAIMENQNYCQNSKSLLSAKSMMTSSLLIPLIIGALMTIAIPGIGELALLGVGGLVLEICNICANYYVNIPSDLANFAVGAKCRRDSSTKKYSFFSTSGDALFSAFDVPFLYQCKCGLHLLSMIRSKTLTQNEASTMYGCMDGMPQCMNPVLRRLPEKITALLQPVMLVSGGTANFALPQIIVVRNVNIPIWDLKARKKRNTNIPCPSPEQSQEGDKTIILTYDQINNAYKTQDKVSAYFSMAHGRVTLRAVKMAGYGLPPIIIGETTVSPPIEAPNISESLETFLKDTICMTFLTGRLDLNSLGVGMQESGNSTNSANSVAMFLSSDFHILSTVVGCIQTILVKIFVNPTNPKESFLAIVQEQFTNAFLVVMVLYIIFVGFNLLVHPEHLTKGQAFGYLARLVVAWYFGVGSVWFYMPYNSITDADGRQGVGLYEVILNVMNGIANMFMQSVELTDPMQWCTRTLDNGRNLLGPNRIDIKSDVTGINGDTIVTPSSGQVLYPTPVPYPGNGQYVYLSVWDFIDCSLAILMSFGSCQYSLLQMLVFIFVSAGLLAGINGFILSIVTLMYLVFLLQVTFKFTHMFILSMLTITILILLMPIWCAFYLFEPTRDIGQHATKLIIGYTLYPGVLFALIALFMTCMNSIFYGVSPSQIKAQMQTATTANGSELLLDVDSLCTGITSVFCAMHKVSQSDNAQNADSVVKSDSGAINILQNCATPPSRAVAPFVTTAQIFVFTFTLMKREAVGQLLTPMFNMMLMAMLFYYFSDSMITFVEGLTGVASLRDVAVGDIKAQQTIGAFKSMGKPVGNTESKAASAFFKSLFK; this is translated from the coding sequence ATGAATAGGTTGCTCTCATATTTGCAAAAGTTAATTTTAATATTTCTTTTAGCATCCTCATTTAGTGTAGTAGAAGTACCTAAAGCTGAAGCTACTATTAGATATAGTGGAGTGATTCAATTTATGAATCAGCCACTGATATCAGATAGTTCGTTCTATCATTTTATAATGTCTTTGATAGGTGTAATTCACAGTTGTTTATTAGAAAAACCTCTCTACTTAACAAAGCAAGAAGTATTAAAGAATACGTGTATACCATATGCAATAATGGAGAATCAAAATTATTGTCAAAATAGTAAGTCTTTATTGAGTGCAAAGTCGATGATGACCTCATCGCTACTCATACCTTTAATAATTGGAGCTCTTATGACAATAGCTATTCCGGGAATAGGTGAATTAGCTCTTCTTGGTGTTGGTGGATTGGTGCTAGAAATTTGTAATATATGTGCTAATTACTACGTTAATATTCCATCAGATCTTGCTAATTTTGCGGTGGGAGCAAAATGTAGACGAGACTCTAGTACAAAGAAATACAGCTTTTTTTCTACGTCAGGAGATGCACTTTTTTCTGCTTTTGATGTCCCATTCTTATATCAATGTAAATGTGGTTTACACTTGTTAAGTATGATACGAAGCAAAACACTTACTCAAAATGAAGCATCAACAATGTATGGGTGCATGGATGGTATGCCTCAATGTATGAATCCGGTATTACGTCGTCTTCCAGAAAAGATAACTGCGTTGTTGCAGCCTGTAATGCTTGTTTCTGGTGGAACAGCTAATTTTGCACTTCCTCAAATAATAGTTGTGAGAAACGTTAATATTCCGATATGGGATCTGAAGGCTCGTAAAAAGAGAAACACTAATATACCTTGTCCATCTCCTGAGCAAAGTCAGGAAGGAGATAAAACAATAATATTAACATATGATCAGATTAATAATGCATATAAAACACAGGACAAAGTAAGCGCTTATTTTAGTATGGCACATGGACGTGTTACTTTACGTGCAGTAAAGATGGCAGGATATGGATTACCACCAATAATCATAGGTGAGACTACAGTTTCTCCTCCGATAGAAGCACCAAACATCAGTGAGAGTCTTGAGACTTTTTTAAAGGATACTATATGTATGACATTTCTTACTGGTAGGTTAGATCTAAATTCTCTCGGGGTTGGAATGCAGGAAAGTGGAAACTCCACAAATAGTGCAAACTCAGTAGCAATGTTCTTATCATCAGATTTTCATATCTTGAGTACCGTAGTAGGATGCATACAAACAATTTTAGTGAAGATTTTTGTCAATCCTACTAATCCAAAAGAATCATTTCTTGCGATAGTACAGGAGCAATTCACGAATGCCTTTCTGGTAGTGATGGTGTTGTATATAATATTTGTAGGATTTAACTTGTTAGTGCATCCAGAACATCTCACAAAAGGACAAGCATTCGGATATTTAGCAAGATTAGTAGTAGCATGGTATTTTGGAGTAGGAAGTGTATGGTTTTATATGCCGTATAATAGCATTACTGATGCTGACGGAAGGCAGGGTGTAGGATTATATGAAGTTATACTGAATGTTATGAATGGTATAGCGAATATGTTCATGCAGTCGGTAGAGTTGACCGATCCAATGCAATGGTGTACCCGTACTCTTGATAACGGTAGGAATTTACTTGGACCTAATAGAATCGATATTAAATCTGATGTTACTGGAATTAATGGAGATACTATAGTTACACCATCTTCAGGACAAGTATTGTATCCTACTCCTGTGCCATATCCTGGAAATGGTCAATATGTGTATCTTAGTGTATGGGATTTTATAGATTGTTCCTTGGCAATATTAATGAGTTTTGGTAGTTGTCAGTACTCTTTGTTGCAGATGCTGGTCTTTATTTTTGTGAGTGCCGGACTACTTGCTGGGATTAATGGGTTTATACTAAGTATTGTCACTTTAATGTATCTAGTGTTCTTACTACAGGTGACGTTCAAATTTACTCATATGTTTATTCTATCAATGCTCACTATTACTATACTGATATTACTAATGCCGATCTGGTGTGCATTTTACCTATTTGAGCCTACTAGAGATATAGGGCAACATGCTACTAAGCTTATTATAGGATACACTTTATATCCTGGAGTATTATTTGCGCTGATAGCGTTATTTATGACGTGTATGAATTCAATTTTTTATGGTGTATCTCCATCACAGATTAAGGCTCAAATGCAAACTGCTACAACAGCAAATGGTTCAGAACTTTTACTTGATGTAGATAGTTTATGCACAGGAATTACTTCTGTTTTTTGTGCAATGCATAAGGTAAGTCAGAGTGATAATGCTCAAAATGCTGATTCGGTAGTTAAATCTGATTCAGGAGCTATAAACATTTTACAGAATTGTGCTACTCCTCCTTCTAGAGCTGTTGCGCCTTTTGTCACTACAGCTCAAATTTTTGTTTTCACTTTTACACTAATGAAGCGAGAAGCAGTGGGGCAGTTGTTAACGCCAATGTTTAATATGATGTTAATGGCTATGCTATTTTACTATTTTTCAGATTCTATGATTACTTTCGTAGAAGGGCTTACTGGAGTTGCATCATTACGTGATGTTGCAGTAGGTGATATAAAAGCACAACAAACGATCGGTGCTTTTAAATCTATGGGGAAACCTGTTGGTAATACTGAAAGTAAGGCGGCGAGTGCCTTTTTCAAAAGTCTCTTTAAATAA
- a CDS encoding CDP-alcohol phosphatidyltransferase family protein, with translation MKLKINILKIVSFYKLLPSFITLVSLSLGVLSIVNSISFKFEQAATLIIIATIMDSIDGYTARLLKATSKFGGNLDSIADVISFGVAPTILMHIWLSTYSITQDATIFSLCTILFPSCMAIRLARFNTQNISPEDLETYCTETQYENKKDIRIRKILFGMGAFFCGIPAPVGAMLLILPLMLKFSIIKTFQIPGQIILIYQVLVSLSLVSVLPTFSLKYMKIPVTYIPLALLGSALYMAYIFTTPWNAIPLLLIIYICSIPFSIIKFEKICKNHIGTREYLREKYYKK, from the coding sequence ATGAAGCTCAAAATAAACATACTAAAAATAGTATCATTTTATAAACTATTACCGTCATTCATAACATTGGTTTCCTTATCATTAGGCGTACTATCTATCGTCAATTCTATTTCTTTTAAATTTGAGCAAGCAGCTACATTAATTATTATCGCTACTATTATGGATAGTATAGACGGGTATACAGCAAGATTATTAAAAGCAACGTCAAAATTTGGCGGAAATTTAGACTCAATCGCAGATGTAATAAGTTTTGGAGTAGCTCCCACTATCCTAATGCATATATGGCTTTCAACATATTCCATCACACAAGATGCGACTATATTTTCATTATGCACTATCTTATTCCCAAGCTGTATGGCTATAAGATTAGCAAGATTTAATACGCAAAATATTTCACCAGAAGATTTAGAAACGTATTGCACAGAAACGCAATATGAAAATAAGAAAGATATTAGAATAAGAAAAATACTATTTGGTATGGGAGCATTTTTCTGTGGAATACCAGCTCCCGTTGGAGCAATGCTTTTGATACTACCTTTAATGTTGAAGTTCAGCATTATAAAGACATTCCAAATCCCAGGACAAATAATACTGATATATCAAGTATTGGTCAGTCTCTCTCTTGTTAGCGTATTACCTACTTTCTCCTTAAAATATATGAAAATCCCAGTAACATATATACCACTTGCATTACTAGGTTCAGCATTATATATGGCATATATCTTCACTACACCATGGAATGCAATACCTTTACTGTTAATAATTTATATATGCTCTATACCGTTTAGCATAATAAAATTTGAAAAAATCTGTAAAAATCATATAGGCACAAGAGAATATCTTCGAGAAAAGTACTATAAAAAGTAA
- a CDS encoding 3-oxoacyl-ACP reductase gives MSRRVLITGGVKGLGKAIAKKFYENGYTVAVTYNADKSAALEVEKSIVTKAFCWDVSDFSACQSHLSMIEEYLGGNVEILVNNAGITKDKMFHKTDNSDWELVLHTNLFSVFNMSRCVIQKMRDNKFGRIINISSVNANGMLGQTNYSASKAGIEGFTKALALENAALGITVNAIAPGYLATDMVMHMKPEDLQKVVSRIPVGRLGTPEEIAEIAAFLAKNSAGFITGAVIGANGGLRV, from the coding sequence ATGTCACGTCGTGTATTAATAACTGGTGGTGTAAAGGGTTTAGGAAAAGCAATAGCGAAGAAATTTTATGAAAATGGTTATACGGTAGCTGTAACCTATAATGCTGATAAAAGTGCAGCATTAGAAGTAGAAAAAAGTATCGTAACGAAAGCCTTTTGTTGGGATGTAAGCGATTTTTCAGCATGTCAATCTCATCTTTCTATGATAGAAGAATACTTAGGTGGAAATGTGGAAATTCTAGTTAATAATGCAGGTATTACAAAAGATAAGATGTTTCATAAGACTGATAATAGTGATTGGGAATTAGTATTGCATACTAATTTGTTCTCAGTATTTAACATGTCTCGCTGTGTAATACAAAAAATGAGAGATAATAAATTTGGTAGAATTATCAATATCAGTTCTGTAAATGCTAATGGTATGCTAGGTCAAACTAATTACTCTGCATCTAAGGCTGGAATAGAAGGCTTCACAAAAGCTCTTGCCTTAGAAAATGCCGCTTTGGGAATTACAGTGAATGCTATTGCACCTGGGTATTTAGCCACAGATATGGTAATGCATATGAAACCAGAAGATTTACAAAAAGTAGTCTCTAGAATACCAGTTGGTAGACTTGGTACACCAGAAGAGATTGCTGAAATTGCAGCCTTCTTAGCTAAAAATAGTGCTGGCTTTATTACTGGAGCAGTAATCGGAGCTAATGGTGGTTTGCGAGTGTAG
- a CDS encoding iron-sulfur cluster co-chaperone HscB C-terminal domain-containing protein: MNIKCGNCGVFSYDIDICSKCEKVIQIDDKMVVYKDTSLENIENKITFFNILDITELEAFSNEILLLKCNQKQEKFHPDKHTLASQDEKLTAIHRASICNIAFITLSNFVSRVEYILQIHKIEEVVDNSIINYLFIMNTKLEESNNEEIAEITKEIESKIISLMNSITQTITLLQYNNVSKYLIELRYLIKMKKKCT; this comes from the coding sequence ATGAATATTAAATGTGGCAACTGCGGGGTATTTTCGTACGATATAGATATCTGTAGTAAATGCGAAAAGGTAATACAAATAGATGATAAAATGGTGGTATATAAGGATACTTCTCTTGAAAATATTGAAAACAAAATCACATTCTTCAATATACTAGATATCACTGAACTAGAAGCCTTCTCTAATGAAATTTTGCTACTTAAATGCAACCAAAAACAAGAGAAATTTCACCCTGATAAGCATACTTTGGCTTCTCAAGATGAGAAATTAACTGCTATACATAGAGCATCTATATGTAACATAGCATTCATAACACTTTCCAATTTCGTATCTCGTGTAGAATATATACTACAAATTCATAAGATAGAGGAAGTAGTTGATAATAGTATTATAAATTATCTCTTCATAATGAATACAAAACTAGAGGAGTCTAATAACGAAGAAATAGCAGAAATAACAAAAGAAATAGAAAGTAAAATTATCTCGTTAATGAATTCAATAACACAAACAATAACACTCTTACAGTACAATAATGTTTCTAAATACCTAATAGAGTTGCGTTATCTCATCAAAATGAAAAAAAAATGCACATAA
- a CDS encoding M23 family metallopeptidase: MKSIELKVLVLAYCVICLTSCTTTPRTFVVVDGYSDSLSQESDAVEGALKDESQEIQEEKVNQPQSSSAEVESTSGSELQNQTNSNEEIVQHKAPDIIADTRERLFNPTVEVQSNEQQKESIKQENTLSSKHQEDVFLSSVIDARSSHPMKDKSFIWPVSGAILKHMEQQNDDFKDGITIKAKSGAKVLAVADGVVMLCKHGNEIYGNYVVIKHGKYTITYGNLKSIEVKKGKKTKRGDVIGLVGRSGQAKQPQLFFSVKKNGIAVDPEHR; this comes from the coding sequence GTGAAAAGTATAGAATTGAAAGTGCTAGTGCTTGCATATTGTGTTATATGTCTTACATCTTGTACTACAACTCCTCGAACCTTTGTTGTTGTCGATGGGTATAGTGATAGTTTATCACAAGAATCTGATGCAGTAGAAGGTGCTTTAAAAGATGAAAGCCAAGAGATACAAGAAGAGAAAGTTAATCAACCGCAGTCGTCTTCTGCTGAAGTAGAAAGTACTTCCGGTAGCGAGCTACAGAATCAGACAAATAGTAATGAAGAGATAGTTCAGCATAAGGCGCCAGATATTATAGCGGATACGAGAGAACGTCTCTTCAATCCTACCGTTGAAGTACAGTCGAATGAGCAACAAAAAGAAAGTATTAAGCAGGAAAATACATTGTCATCTAAACATCAAGAAGATGTATTTTTATCATCGGTGATTGATGCTAGAAGTTCGCATCCAATGAAAGATAAGTCGTTTATCTGGCCGGTTTCTGGAGCGATACTAAAACATATGGAACAACAGAATGACGATTTTAAAGATGGAATTACAATAAAAGCTAAAAGTGGAGCTAAAGTTTTAGCTGTTGCTGATGGAGTAGTAATGCTTTGTAAGCATGGAAATGAGATATATGGAAATTACGTCGTGATAAAACATGGAAAGTATACTATTACATATGGCAACTTGAAAAGCATCGAGGTAAAGAAAGGGAAAAAAACAAAAAGAGGTGATGTAATAGGTTTAGTAGGAAGATCAGGACAAGCGAAGCAGCCTCAGCTCTTTTTTTCGGTAAAAAAGAATGGAATAGCAGTAGATCCTGAACATAGATAG
- a CDS encoding VirB4 family type IV secretion/conjugal transfer ATPase has translation MFKFFPKKAPNWMIFKNEYQASGFIKYTNHLDQEAIITDDNSLIKVISLSGFPFETADDEALDSKKDIRNSLFKGMANENIVLYFYVIRSLSKGLEMSSYSSMPDGFAMLLEKKWQERYRHYDAFMNDMYIAVVVSVKTSSSVLDKITGNVEDNFKLRVAEAYEQLDDATKRIVNTLKDYSPRILSIKEKNGGYYSEPFSFFSRVIDGDQKTEILYVLDNLGKYVVNKRLSFKKRHIEIKQDNNTTKYAGVVSLKEYCPRTWAGIMDRYLKLPFEFIITQSFQFTNKQMTIGKMQIQQNRMIQAGDKGLSQIVEITEALDKATTGAISFGLHHLTITCFGESLKQLDDNVSIALVELSNIGAMGVREGVNMEPAFWGQLPGNIDFIVRKSIVSTYNIAGFCSMHNYPRGKLRNNHWGDAVTVLDTTSGTPYYFNFHLRDVGHTMIIGPTGAGKTVMLNFLAAQAQRFKTRLFFFDKDRGAEIFLRALNGKYTLIDPGKFCGFNPLKLPSNGENRAFLLDWLQQLVTSNGETVTAEDISKLQSAIEGAYKLAPEDRKLSNIAPFLGVSGPGTLAGRLEMWIGEGALSKVFDNNEDVVDFTSATVFGFEMAEVLKQKKALGPVLLYLFHRINISLDGAPTMIVLDEAWALIDNPVFAPKIKDWLKVLRKLNAFIVFATQSVEDATKSSISDTLVQQTATQIFLPNLKATDVYRTVFMLTEREYNLIKATDPGSRYFLIKQGNDAVVAKIDLNGMDDVVSVLSGRAETVLILDSIIAKYGADPEIWLPRFYKRLKEMQDNE, from the coding sequence ATGTTTAAATTTTTTCCCAAAAAAGCCCCAAATTGGATGATATTCAAGAATGAATATCAAGCAAGTGGATTTATAAAATATACTAATCATTTAGATCAAGAAGCTATTATTACAGATGATAACTCTCTCATAAAGGTTATAAGTTTATCGGGTTTTCCATTCGAAACAGCAGATGATGAGGCTTTGGATTCTAAAAAAGATATCAGAAATAGCTTATTCAAAGGAATGGCGAATGAGAACATTGTTCTTTATTTTTATGTGATTCGCAGTCTATCAAAAGGACTTGAAATGAGCTCCTATTCTAGTATGCCAGATGGTTTTGCTATGTTGTTAGAAAAAAAATGGCAGGAAAGATATAGGCATTACGATGCTTTTATGAATGACATGTATATAGCAGTAGTAGTATCTGTAAAGACTTCTAGTTCTGTCTTGGATAAAATTACTGGAAATGTAGAGGATAACTTTAAACTTAGGGTAGCAGAAGCTTATGAGCAACTTGATGATGCAACAAAACGTATAGTCAATACTTTAAAAGATTATAGTCCGAGAATATTAAGCATAAAGGAAAAAAATGGTGGATATTATTCTGAGCCTTTTTCATTTTTTTCCAGAGTGATAGATGGAGATCAGAAAACAGAAATTCTATATGTTTTGGATAATCTAGGGAAATATGTGGTAAATAAAAGACTGAGCTTTAAAAAAAGACATATAGAAATAAAACAAGACAATAATACAACTAAATATGCTGGAGTTGTAAGTTTAAAAGAATATTGTCCCAGAACTTGGGCTGGTATTATGGATCGTTATTTAAAGCTACCATTTGAATTTATAATTACACAATCCTTCCAGTTTACCAATAAACAAATGACGATTGGTAAGATGCAAATCCAGCAAAATAGAATGATTCAAGCAGGAGATAAAGGACTTTCTCAGATAGTTGAAATTACAGAAGCTCTAGATAAAGCTACTACTGGTGCTATAAGTTTTGGATTACACCATCTTACCATTACTTGCTTTGGTGAATCTTTAAAACAGTTAGATGATAACGTATCTATAGCTCTTGTAGAGCTTAGCAACATAGGAGCTATGGGTGTGAGAGAAGGTGTAAACATGGAACCTGCTTTTTGGGGGCAATTGCCTGGAAACATAGATTTTATAGTGCGTAAATCAATAGTTAGTACCTATAATATTGCGGGATTTTGTTCGATGCATAATTACCCTAGAGGGAAGCTCAGAAATAATCATTGGGGAGACGCTGTAACAGTACTAGATACAACATCGGGCACTCCTTATTATTTTAATTTTCACCTACGTGATGTTGGTCATACAATGATAATTGGTCCAACTGGAGCCGGAAAAACAGTAATGTTAAATTTCCTTGCTGCACAAGCTCAGAGATTTAAAACTCGTCTTTTTTTCTTTGATAAAGATAGAGGGGCTGAAATATTTCTGAGAGCTTTAAACGGTAAGTATACATTGATTGATCCTGGTAAATTTTGTGGCTTTAACCCTTTAAAATTACCATCTAATGGTGAAAATAGAGCATTTTTACTTGATTGGTTGCAGCAATTAGTTACATCTAACGGAGAAACAGTTACAGCTGAAGATATTTCCAAGTTACAAAGTGCTATCGAAGGTGCCTATAAATTAGCTCCGGAGGATAGAAAACTTTCTAATATAGCTCCATTTCTTGGTGTTAGTGGGCCTGGTACATTAGCAGGACGTCTTGAAATGTGGATAGGAGAAGGTGCTTTATCTAAGGTTTTTGATAACAATGAAGATGTTGTAGATTTTACAAGTGCAACTGTATTTGGATTTGAGATGGCGGAGGTATTAAAGCAGAAAAAAGCTCTTGGTCCTGTATTATTATATCTCTTTCATAGAATTAATATTTCTCTAGATGGTGCTCCAACTATGATTGTGTTAGATGAAGCATGGGCTTTGATAGATAACCCTGTATTTGCTCCTAAGATAAAGGATTGGTTGAAAGTTTTAAGAAAATTGAACGCTTTTATAGTATTTGCAACTCAAAGTGTGGAAGATGCTACTAAAAGTTCTATCAGTGATACATTAGTGCAGCAAACAGCAACGCAAATTTTTCTACCTAATTTAAAAGCCACTGACGTATATCGTACTGTATTTATGCTTACTGAACGAGAGTACAATCTTATTAAAGCGACAGATCCAGGAAGTAGATATTTTCTCATAAAACAAGGAAATGATGCGGTGGTAGCAAAAATAGATTTAAATGGAATGGATGATGTGGTTTCTGTGCTATCTGGTAGAGCTGAAACGGTATTAATACTAGACTCGATAATTGCTAAATACGGTGCAGATCCTGAAATTTGGCTTCCAAGATTTTATAAGCGATTAAAGGAAATGCAAGATAATGAATAG
- the ruvA gene encoding Holliday junction branch migration protein RuvA — protein sequence MIGYIEGSVQELEHDYVLLNVHDIGYIVYCVPRIIKTLQIGDKVAFYTEQQFREDAVQLFGFTTKQEKKIFQLLKGVHGIGAKLAIMILSELSVSEIIEAIRDSRVNIFEKISGIGKKIATRMVTELSTTNIFKKLYLEIDRDTNSEDDKNTKISLSGTYHETLEALIYLGFSKNDAQKTLDIILKELPPHITKEQLLQEALKSLSRL from the coding sequence ATGATAGGCTACATAGAAGGCTCAGTGCAAGAACTTGAGCATGATTACGTACTACTCAATGTACACGATATAGGATATATAGTGTATTGCGTGCCACGCATTATTAAAACTCTTCAAATTGGTGATAAAGTTGCATTTTATACTGAACAACAGTTCAGAGAGGATGCTGTACAACTCTTTGGCTTTACAACAAAACAGGAAAAAAAAATATTTCAATTACTAAAAGGTGTACATGGCATAGGTGCTAAACTAGCAATCATGATACTAAGTGAACTATCTGTTTCTGAAATAATCGAAGCTATTAGAGATAGCAGAGTAAATATATTTGAAAAGATAAGTGGTATAGGTAAAAAAATAGCTACAAGAATGGTAACCGAATTAAGCACTACAAATATATTTAAAAAATTGTATCTAGAGATAGACAGAGATACTAACTCAGAAGATGATAAAAATACAAAAATTTCATTATCTGGTACGTACCACGAGACATTAGAAGCATTAATATACCTAGGTTTTAGTAAAAATGATGCACAAAAAACTCTCGATATTATCTTAAAGGAACTACCACCACATATCACGAAGGAACAGCTACTTCAAGAAGCTCTAAAATCTCTGTCACGTCTTTAA